A portion of the Calothrix sp. 336/3 genome contains these proteins:
- the trmD gene encoding tRNA (guanosine(37)-N1)-methyltransferase TrmD, translated as MRFDIVTLFPDCFASVLNSGLLGKALAKQIAQVNLVNPRDFTTDKHRKVDDEPYGGGVGMLMKPEPIFAAVESLTDLPRREVILMSPQGQTMDQPLLRELATDFDQLVVICGHYEGVDDRVLNLVTREVSLGDFILTGGEIPAMALINGVVRLLPGTVGKVESLQSESFEAGLLDYPQYTRPANFRGWKVPDVLLSGNHAEIAKWRFQQQLERTRRRRPDMLKAWEEMKRREGEH; from the coding sequence GTGCGCTTTGATATAGTTACGCTGTTTCCTGATTGTTTTGCCTCCGTCTTGAACTCTGGCTTACTAGGTAAAGCTCTAGCCAAGCAAATAGCTCAAGTCAATTTGGTGAATCCCCGCGACTTTACCACAGACAAACACCGTAAAGTCGATGATGAGCCTTATGGAGGGGGTGTGGGTATGCTGATGAAGCCAGAACCCATTTTTGCGGCAGTGGAGTCCTTAACGGATTTGCCGCGTAGGGAAGTGATTCTCATGAGTCCCCAAGGACAAACCATGGATCAACCCCTGCTACGAGAATTAGCGACTGATTTTGACCAACTGGTTGTAATTTGTGGTCATTACGAAGGTGTGGACGACCGAGTACTAAATTTAGTCACTCGTGAAGTTTCCCTCGGTGATTTTATTTTAACCGGAGGTGAAATTCCGGCAATGGCTTTAATCAACGGAGTGGTGCGTCTTTTACCTGGGACTGTTGGGAAAGTCGAGTCTTTACAGTCGGAAAGTTTTGAAGCTGGACTGTTGGACTATCCCCAATATACTCGCCCTGCCAACTTTCGTGGTTGGAAAGTTCCTGATGTTTTGCTTTCAGGGAATCATGCTGAAATTGCCAAGTGGCGTTTTCAACAGCAATTGGAACGTACCCGTCGCCGTCGTCCGGATATGCTCAAAGCTTGGGAGGAGATGAAGCGCAGGGAAGGGGAGCATTGA
- a CDS encoding YlqD family protein, whose protein sequence is MDVSKPQLLLKRVVNVKAVVTPLWKEEVQQQLQTQINQLDQQLQQLEVEGQRAIAAIQKQSLQPPGPQTLQQIDNIQLQVNQKKSELLEQKNQLLQNLQQVQFLELDQEVNQFQMEGTFRVEPGDNLISKMQVEVVLRDGIVEEIRGDI, encoded by the coding sequence ATGGATGTCTCCAAACCTCAATTACTTCTGAAACGTGTAGTGAATGTGAAAGCAGTTGTGACACCTCTGTGGAAAGAGGAAGTACAACAGCAGTTGCAAACACAGATTAATCAACTTGATCAGCAATTGCAACAATTAGAGGTGGAAGGACAAAGGGCGATCGCCGCGATTCAAAAACAAAGTCTCCAACCCCCAGGACCCCAAACCCTACAACAAATCGATAATATCCAACTCCAGGTCAACCAAAAGAAAAGTGAATTATTAGAACAAAAGAACCAGTTATTACAAAACTTGCAACAGGTACAATTCCTAGAATTAGATCAGGAAGTTAACCAATTTCAGATGGAAGGGACTTTCCGCGTGGAACCCGGTGATAACCTGATTAGTAAAATGCAGGTGGAAGTCGTTCTGCGGGACGGTATTGTTGAAGAGATTCGTGGCGATATCTAG
- the recQ gene encoding DNA helicase RecQ encodes MSEFPHLERALKYHFGYDQFRPGQRQVIEAGLQNRDLLVVMPTGGGKSLCFQLPALIKGGLMVVVSPLIALMQDQVEALRNNNIPATFLNSSLNQYQVRSREHAILNGKVKLLYVAPERLVSDRFLPFLDLVQHQVGISAFAIDEAHCVSEWGHDFRPEYRQLILLRQRYPKVPTFALTATATDRVRADIIQQLGLREPTIHIASFNRQNLYYEVREKNKGSFAELLELIQDTEGSVIIYCLTRKKVDEIAFKLQHHQLSALPYHAGLSDEERSKNQTQFIRDDVRIMVATIAFGMGINKPDVRLVVHFDIPRNLESYYQESGRGGRDGEASRCTLFYSYGDVKTIEYLINQKPDPQEQLIAKQQLRQVIDYAEGTDCRRVIQLGYFGERFPGNCGNCDNCRSPKPMQDWTIEAMKFLSCVARCKERFGMAHIIDVLRGSKNQKVTQYEHDQLSTYGIGKDKTVDEWRMLGRSLLHQGLLEQTSDGYAVLKLNALSWEVMRKKRTVSLAVPVVQKISWKERSSKAEAAEMLLMRLRSLRKNLADQQSVPPYVVFPDSTLRLMAQVQPQSLEEFGKLSGVGSHKLAQYGEKFIHEIVAYRQENTAKSVNSQVNLGNGGNFPTETELLTLQLHKQGLSVEEIAEQRNLRPTTIIRHLADLIDKNQPVNFDLLVTPEKQQKICQVLDILGDISLTPIKEYLGNNYSFDEIRLARGKWRRNHKS; translated from the coding sequence ATGTCTGAGTTTCCCCACTTAGAAAGAGCGCTTAAATATCACTTCGGTTATGATCAGTTCCGTCCTGGACAAAGGCAAGTGATTGAAGCAGGGTTGCAAAATCGGGATTTATTGGTGGTAATGCCGACGGGTGGGGGGAAATCCTTATGCTTCCAGCTACCAGCATTGATAAAAGGGGGATTGATGGTAGTGGTGTCACCCTTAATTGCCTTAATGCAAGATCAGGTGGAAGCATTACGGAATAATAATATTCCGGCAACTTTTTTGAATAGTAGTTTAAATCAGTATCAAGTGCGATCGCGGGAACACGCTATCTTGAATGGCAAGGTAAAATTGCTCTATGTAGCACCGGAAAGACTTGTCAGTGATAGATTTCTCCCTTTTCTGGATTTAGTACAACACCAAGTCGGTATTTCCGCTTTTGCCATTGATGAAGCTCATTGTGTATCGGAATGGGGACATGATTTTCGTCCAGAGTACCGCCAATTAATTTTACTACGGCAACGCTACCCCAAGGTTCCCACCTTTGCTTTGACAGCCACTGCAACTGATAGGGTACGTGCTGATATTATTCAACAGTTAGGGTTGCGAGAACCAACTATTCATATTGCCAGTTTTAATCGGCAAAATCTTTATTATGAGGTACGGGAAAAAAATAAGGGTTCCTTTGCTGAGTTATTAGAGCTAATTCAAGACACAGAGGGTTCGGTAATTATTTACTGTCTGACTCGCAAAAAAGTTGACGAAATCGCCTTTAAATTACAACATCATCAACTTTCTGCCCTACCCTACCATGCAGGTTTATCCGATGAAGAAAGGTCGAAGAATCAAACACAATTTATCCGTGATGATGTGAGAATCATGGTGGCAACTATTGCCTTTGGGATGGGGATTAATAAGCCTGATGTTCGCTTAGTTGTACATTTTGATATCCCCAGAAATTTAGAAAGCTACTATCAAGAATCGGGACGAGGTGGTAGGGATGGGGAAGCATCGCGCTGTACATTATTTTATAGTTATGGTGATGTCAAAACCATTGAATATTTAATTAATCAAAAACCTGACCCCCAGGAACAATTAATTGCTAAACAACAGTTACGGCAAGTTATTGACTATGCGGAAGGAACGGATTGCAGACGAGTAATTCAACTGGGGTATTTTGGTGAAAGATTCCCCGGTAATTGTGGTAACTGTGATAACTGCCGTTCACCCAAACCAATGCAAGATTGGACAATTGAAGCGATGAAATTTCTATCTTGTGTGGCAAGGTGTAAAGAAAGATTTGGGATGGCTCATATTATAGATGTGTTACGGGGTTCTAAAAATCAAAAAGTTACCCAGTACGAGCATGATCAACTTTCTACCTACGGAATTGGTAAGGATAAAACCGTTGATGAGTGGCGAATGTTAGGACGTTCCTTATTACATCAAGGTTTACTAGAACAAACTAGTGATGGTTATGCAGTTTTAAAATTAAATGCTTTGAGCTGGGAAGTAATGCGAAAAAAACGTACTGTTTCCCTTGCGGTTCCCGTGGTACAGAAGATTAGTTGGAAAGAGAGAAGTAGCAAAGCAGAAGCCGCAGAAATGTTATTAATGAGATTGCGATCGCTACGTAAAAATCTGGCTGATCAACAATCCGTTCCCCCCTATGTTGTCTTCCCTGACTCGACTCTGCGACTAATGGCACAGGTACAACCCCAAAGTTTAGAGGAGTTTGGTAAACTTTCTGGTGTGGGTAGTCACAAGCTTGCCCAGTATGGAGAAAAATTTATTCATGAAATTGTCGCCTATCGTCAAGAAAATACGGCGAAGTCAGTAAATAGCCAAGTAAATCTTGGAAATGGTGGCAACTTTCCCACGGAAACAGAATTATTAACCCTACAATTACACAAGCAGGGATTGAGCGTTGAGGAAATTGCCGAGCAGAGAAATCTCCGTCCGACAACGATTATCCGCCATCTTGCCGATTTAATTGACAAAAATCAACCTGTTAACTTCGATTTGTTGGTGACACCAGAAAAACAACAAAAAATCTGCCAGGTGTTAGATATCCTCGGTGATATATCCCTCACCCCTATCAAAGAATATTTAGGCAATAATTATAGCTTTGATGAAATTCGTTTGGCTCGTGGTAAATGGCGACGGAATCACAAGTCATAA
- a CDS encoding glycosyltransferase family 4 protein — protein MKLLIQHRHYSHEISGVLTYVHAVIPELEKANIQVQTISTRQDNLWQWIAGIFWSDIVHMNSNDLGFALLCKLFGKKIIIKYHFPLYFCTHSKYEPKTFGERFKQELKTIYPPANYPWKWKFFALVKLARLLTRIGTAFLADSHTACSNFLGESCSFPWLVKTIYNPIDISEYQQPKNLEHLSEEKKLIFVGRLDADKGVDILLKAVKLLNEEQKKFQLVIIGDGPQAGELKQLAQSLEINDYVQFLGKLPHTEVLNHVKNALALVAPSRWQDPAPYTVLEASSVQTCTIVSQMGGLPEVGGPHSLSFKNGDIRELANCLKFCIESPEETLKRGWLSSQYVAEKFAPHIVARELIELCNCG, from the coding sequence ATGAAACTTTTAATTCAGCATCGTCATTACAGCCATGAGATTAGTGGTGTTCTCACCTATGTTCATGCTGTCATTCCAGAGTTGGAAAAAGCTAATATTCAAGTTCAAACAATCTCTACGAGACAGGATAATTTATGGCAATGGATTGCAGGTATTTTCTGGTCAGATATTGTCCACATGAATTCTAATGATTTAGGATTTGCTTTGTTATGTAAGTTATTTGGCAAAAAAATTATTATTAAATACCATTTTCCCTTATATTTTTGTACCCACAGCAAGTATGAGCCAAAGACATTTGGAGAAAGATTTAAACAAGAATTAAAAACAATCTATCCTCCAGCCAATTATCCTTGGAAGTGGAAGTTTTTTGCTTTGGTCAAGCTGGCTCGTTTATTAACTCGGATTGGGACGGCATTTTTAGCTGACTCTCATACAGCGTGTAGTAATTTTTTAGGAGAGTCCTGTTCTTTTCCTTGGTTAGTCAAAACTATTTATAATCCTATAGATATTTCCGAATATCAACAGCCCAAAAATCTAGAGCATCTATCTGAAGAGAAAAAGTTGATTTTTGTTGGGAGATTAGATGCTGACAAAGGTGTAGATATTTTATTAAAAGCGGTGAAACTTCTTAATGAAGAACAAAAAAAATTTCAATTAGTGATTATTGGAGATGGTCCCCAAGCCGGTGAGTTAAAACAACTGGCTCAAAGTTTAGAAATAAATGATTATGTGCAGTTTCTAGGTAAATTACCCCATACAGAAGTCCTAAATCATGTAAAAAATGCTTTGGCTTTAGTTGCTCCTTCTCGTTGGCAAGACCCAGCACCCTATACTGTTTTAGAAGCTAGTAGTGTACAAACCTGTACGATTGTTTCTCAGATGGGAGGATTACCAGAGGTGGGAGGACCCCATAGTTTATCTTTTAAAAATGGTGATATTAGAGAATTAGCAAATTGTTTGAAATTCTGTATCGAGTCTCCAGAGGAAACTTTAAAACGGGGTTGGTTATCTAGTCAATATGTGGCAGAAAAGTTTGCACCCCATATTGTTGCTAGGGAACTGATAGAGCTTTGTAATTGCGGCTAG
- a CDS encoding long-chain fatty acid--CoA ligase, with translation MLITVDVPLRVQEKIKDLVDYSQVSSLPEIWSLVGQKFGKIVALRDPHSKPEVVVTYAQLSDQIRKFAAGLQALGIQAGDRLSLIADNSTRWLIADQGIMMAGGVDAVRSSQAEKEELLFIITNSGSKALVVEDRKTLNKLRERLDDLPIQFVILLSSESAPPEDNLKILNFSQLIELGTNHNFTPVHQTRDTLATLIYTSGTTGQPKGVMLSHGNLLHQVNSLGTVVQPEPGDIVLSILPTWHSYERSCEYFLLSQGCTQVYTNLRSVKGDLKKYQPHFMIAVPRLLESIYEGVQKQFREQPESKQKLVKTLLGFSQKYIQARRTAQGLNLQNIYASAGEKLIATLQAGIFSPLHALGEKLIYSKVREATGGRIKYMISGGGALPKHVDDFFETVGVEILVGYGLTETSPVTHVRRPWRNIRGAAGQTILGTEAKIVDPETRKDLPVGERGLVLLRGPQIMQGYYQNPEATAKAIDSQGWFDSGDLGLLTTANDLILTGRAKDTIVLTNGENIEPQPIEDACLRSPYIDQIMLVGQDQRSLGALIVPNVEALAAWAESQNLQLCIPQNNVTTATSQHINLESKIIQDLFRQELTREVQNRPGYRADDRITVFRLILEPFSMENGMMTQTLKIRRHIVMEHYRDMINAMFA, from the coding sequence ATGCTTATCACAGTAGATGTACCGCTCCGAGTACAGGAAAAAATCAAAGATTTGGTGGATTACTCTCAAGTTTCATCTTTGCCAGAAATTTGGTCATTGGTAGGACAAAAGTTTGGCAAAATAGTGGCATTACGTGACCCCCACAGTAAACCCGAAGTGGTGGTGACTTATGCACAGTTATCTGACCAAATTCGTAAATTTGCCGCAGGTTTGCAAGCTTTGGGGATTCAAGCAGGCGATCGCCTCTCCCTAATTGCCGATAATTCCACCCGTTGGCTGATCGCCGACCAAGGGATAATGATGGCTGGGGGTGTGGATGCGGTGCGCAGTTCCCAGGCAGAAAAAGAGGAATTACTGTTTATCATTACCAATAGTGGCAGTAAAGCCCTAGTAGTCGAAGACAGAAAAACCCTGAATAAACTTCGGGAACGTCTTGATGATTTGCCGATTCAATTTGTGATTTTGCTTTCCTCTGAATCAGCACCACCAGAAGACAACCTGAAAATTCTCAATTTTTCCCAGTTAATCGAATTAGGGACAAATCATAATTTTACCCCCGTTCACCAAACCCGTGATACCTTAGCAACTCTGATTTACACCTCCGGAACCACAGGGCAACCCAAGGGTGTAATGCTCAGTCACGGCAACTTGCTGCACCAAGTCAACTCCCTAGGAACTGTTGTGCAACCAGAACCAGGGGATATTGTTCTCAGTATCTTACCAACTTGGCATAGTTATGAACGTAGCTGTGAATACTTCCTGCTTTCCCAAGGTTGTACTCAGGTTTACACAAATTTGCGCTCCGTCAAGGGTGATTTGAAAAAATACCAGCCCCACTTCATGATTGCGGTTCCCCGACTCTTAGAGTCGATTTATGAGGGGGTACAGAAGCAATTTCGAGAGCAACCAGAGTCAAAGCAAAAACTAGTCAAGACTTTGTTAGGTTTTAGTCAGAAATATATTCAAGCACGGCGCACAGCCCAAGGGCTAAATCTACAAAATATCTATGCTTCTGCTGGGGAAAAATTAATTGCCACTTTACAAGCAGGAATTTTCTCTCCCCTCCATGCTCTAGGAGAAAAACTGATTTACAGCAAAGTCCGAGAAGCCACAGGTGGCAGAATCAAATACATGATTAGTGGTGGTGGTGCTTTACCCAAACACGTCGATGATTTCTTTGAAACTGTGGGAGTAGAAATCTTAGTGGGTTACGGGTTGACAGAAACCTCTCCCGTCACCCATGTGCGTCGCCCTTGGAGGAATATACGGGGAGCCGCAGGACAAACTATACTCGGAACAGAAGCGAAAATTGTTGATCCAGAAACTCGTAAAGATTTGCCCGTGGGAGAACGGGGTTTAGTACTGTTGCGAGGTCCACAAATTATGCAGGGTTACTACCAAAACCCAGAAGCAACAGCCAAAGCCATCGATAGTCAGGGATGGTTTGATAGCGGGGATTTAGGCTTGTTGACAACCGCCAACGATTTGATTTTAACCGGACGGGCAAAAGATACGATTGTATTAACCAATGGGGAAAATATCGAGCCACAACCCATTGAGGATGCTTGTTTGCGATCGCCATATATTGACCAAATCATGCTAGTAGGGCAAGATCAGCGCAGTCTGGGCGCGTTGATTGTTCCTAACGTGGAAGCATTGGCAGCATGGGCAGAAAGTCAAAATTTGCAATTGTGTATTCCCCAAAACAATGTAACAACGGCGACAAGTCAACACATAAATCTGGAGAGTAAAATAATCCAGGATTTGTTTAGGCAAGAGTTAACGCGAGAAGTGCAAAACCGTCCTGGTTATCGAGCAGATGATCGCATTACCGTGTTTAGGCTGATTCTAGAGCCGTTTTCTATGGAAAATGGCATGATGACGCAAACTCTGAAAATTAGGCGGCATATTGTCATGGAGCATTACCGCGATATGATTAACGCCATGTTTGCCTAA
- the cphA gene encoding cyanophycin synthetase, whose product MRILKIQTLRGPNYWSIRRHKLIVMRLDLESLSETPSNEIPGFYEGLVEALPSLEGHYCSPGCRGGFLMRVREGTMMGHIVEHVALELQDLAGMHVGFGRTRETATSGVYQVVFEYLNEEAGRYAGRAAVRLCQSIVDRGRYPKAELEQDLQDLKDLWRDASLGPSTEAIIKEAEKRGIPWMPLGARFLIQLGYGAHQKRMQATMSDNTGILGVELACDKEATKRILANAGVPVPKGTVINFLDDLEEAIEYVGGYPIVIKPLDGNHGRGITIDIKSWEEAEAAYDAARQVSRSVIIERYYVGRDHRVLVVDGKVVAVAERVPAHVIGDGASTIADLIEETNKDPNRGDGHDNILTRIELDRTSYQLLERQGYTLNTVLPKGQICYLRATANLSTGGSAVDRTDEIHPENVWLAQRIVKVIGLDIAGIDVVTSDISKPLREVDGVIVEVNAAPGFRMHVAPSQGTPRNVAGAVLDMLFPHEQSSRVPVLSVTGTNGKTTTTRLLAHIFKQTNKVVGFTTTDGTYIGDYLIEAGDNTGPQSAQLILQDPTVEVAVLETARGGILRSGLAFESANVSVILNVAADHLGLGDIETIEQLAHLKSVVAESVFPDGYAVLNADDPRVAAMAEKTKANIAYFTMNPDAELVRSHIQKGGVAAVYENGFLSILKGDWTHRIERAENIPLTMGGRAPFMIANALAASLAAFVQNVTIEQIRAGLNTFRASVSQTPGRMNLFNLGNFHALVDYAHNPHSYEALGSFVRNWTSGQKIGVVGGPGDRRDQDFVSLGRLAADIFDRVIIKEDDDTRGRQRGSAAALITQGIQEINANSKYETILDESTAINKALDSAPDNSLVVILPESVSRAIQLIKARGVVKEEIPQQNNSHTIPDSQNNVSPTLVVKSQ is encoded by the coding sequence ATGAGAATCCTCAAGATCCAGACCTTACGCGGCCCCAACTATTGGAGCATTCGACGCCACAAGCTGATCGTCATGCGCCTCGACTTAGAATCCCTATCAGAGACGCCATCGAATGAAATTCCCGGCTTTTACGAAGGATTAGTTGAGGCTCTGCCGAGTCTGGAGGGTCACTACTGCTCCCCTGGTTGTCGTGGTGGCTTTCTGATGCGGGTACGAGAAGGCACCATGATGGGTCACATTGTGGAACACGTAGCCCTAGAACTACAAGACTTAGCGGGAATGCACGTTGGCTTCGGTCGTACTCGTGAAACAGCCACATCTGGTGTTTACCAGGTGGTATTTGAGTATCTCAATGAAGAAGCAGGACGTTACGCTGGTAGAGCGGCAGTTCGTCTATGTCAAAGCATTGTTGATAGAGGTCGCTACCCGAAAGCGGAATTAGAGCAAGACCTGCAAGACCTCAAAGACCTCTGGCGAGATGCTTCCCTCGGACCGAGTACAGAAGCAATCATCAAAGAAGCGGAAAAACGTGGTATCCCCTGGATGCCCCTAGGCGCACGCTTCCTGATTCAATTGGGCTACGGCGCGCACCAAAAACGGATGCAAGCCACCATGAGTGACAACACAGGCATTCTGGGAGTCGAGTTAGCCTGTGATAAAGAAGCCACAAAACGCATTCTCGCTAATGCTGGGGTTCCAGTACCCAAAGGCACAGTAATTAATTTCCTAGATGACTTAGAAGAAGCAATAGAATACGTTGGTGGCTATCCAATTGTGATTAAACCTTTGGATGGTAACCATGGACGTGGCATCACCATTGACATTAAAAGCTGGGAAGAGGCAGAAGCGGCATATGATGCTGCTCGGCAAGTTTCTCGCTCTGTAATCATTGAGCGGTATTACGTGGGACGCGACCATCGGGTATTAGTCGTAGATGGCAAGGTTGTGGCTGTCGCTGAACGTGTACCCGCTCATGTGATTGGTGATGGTGCATCTACAATTGCTGACTTGATTGAAGAAACGAACAAAGACCCCAATCGGGGTGACGGGCATGACAATATTCTCACCCGAATTGAATTAGACCGTACAAGTTATCAGTTATTAGAAAGACAAGGCTATACACTAAATACAGTTCTCCCTAAAGGTCAGATTTGTTACTTACGAGCTACCGCTAACTTAAGTACAGGTGGTAGTGCTGTAGATAGGACTGACGAAATTCACCCAGAAAACGTCTGGCTAGCACAGCGCATCGTCAAAGTAATTGGTTTAGATATTGCGGGTATTGATGTTGTCACCTCTGATATTAGTAAGCCCTTACGGGAAGTTGACGGTGTGATTGTCGAGGTGAATGCGGCTCCTGGTTTCCGGATGCACGTTGCTCCCAGTCAAGGTACTCCCCGCAATGTTGCCGGGGCAGTCCTGGATATGCTCTTCCCCCATGAGCAATCTAGCCGTGTACCAGTTTTAAGTGTGACTGGCACTAATGGTAAAACTACTACGACTCGTTTACTTGCACATATTTTCAAGCAAACCAATAAGGTAGTAGGCTTTACAACCACTGACGGGACTTATATCGGTGATTATTTGATTGAAGCCGGGGATAATACTGGACCCCAGAGTGCTCAATTAATCCTCCAAGACCCGACAGTAGAAGTTGCCGTACTAGAAACTGCCCGTGGTGGGATTCTCCGCTCTGGTTTAGCCTTTGAGTCGGCAAATGTCAGTGTTATTCTCAATGTTGCAGCTGATCACCTGGGGCTAGGTGATATTGAAACTATTGAACAATTAGCACATCTCAAGAGTGTAGTTGCGGAGTCAGTATTTCCTGATGGTTATGCTGTATTGAATGCGGATGACCCCCGCGTGGCAGCAATGGCAGAGAAAACTAAGGCAAATATTGCCTATTTCACCATGAACCCTGATGCGGAATTGGTACGTAGCCATATCCAGAAAGGGGGAGTTGCCGCAGTCTATGAAAATGGTTTTCTGTCGATTTTAAAAGGTGATTGGACGCACCGGATTGAACGGGCGGAAAATATTCCCTTAACCATGGGGGGACGGGCACCATTTATGATTGCCAATGCCTTAGCAGCGTCTTTAGCAGCATTTGTGCAGAATGTCACCATTGAGCAAATTCGGGCTGGGTTGAATACTTTTAGGGCTTCGGTGAGTCAAACTCCCGGACGGATGAATCTGTTTAACCTAGGGAATTTCCATGCCTTAGTGGATTATGCTCACAATCCTCACAGTTATGAGGCATTAGGTTCCTTTGTGCGGAATTGGACATCGGGACAAAAAATTGGGGTTGTGGGTGGTCCTGGCGATCGCCGCGATCAAGATTTTGTCTCCCTTGGTAGACTTGCTGCTGATATTTTTGACCGGGTGATTATCAAAGAAGATGATGACACCAGAGGAAGGCAACGGGGTTCTGCTGCGGCTCTGATTACCCAGGGAATTCAGGAAATTAACGCCAACAGCAAGTATGAGACGATTCTGGATGAATCTACAGCTATTAACAAAGCTTTAGACTCAGCTCCCGATAACAGCTTAGTGGTGATATTACCGGAAAGTGTGAGTCGGGCAATTCAGTTAATCAAAGCGCGGGGTGTAGTCAAGGAAGAAATTCCTCAACAGAATAATTCCCATACTATTCCTGATTCTCAAAACAATGTCTCACCCACATTAGTTGTAAAAAGTCAATAG
- the tatA gene encoding twin-arginine translocase TatA/TatE family subunit has product MPFGLGWAEVAVISVVVLLVFGPKKIPELGSALGKTLRGFKEELKNPQDTASSEQDNL; this is encoded by the coding sequence ATGCCATTTGGACTTGGATGGGCAGAAGTTGCAGTGATTTCCGTTGTTGTTCTATTAGTCTTCGGACCAAAAAAAATTCCCGAACTAGGTAGCGCTTTGGGTAAAACCCTCCGAGGATTTAAGGAAGAATTGAAAAATCCCCAGGATACAGCTAGTTCGGAACAAGATAACTTATAG
- a CDS encoding cyanophycinase: MPELKAKSLEMRTPQATKTAVLVIGGAEDKVHGREILRTFFARAGGSDAHIAIIPSASREPSIIGGRYIRIFEDMGAKKVELLDIREREQCEYRDYQTSLEACSGVFLTGGDQLRLCGVLSDTPAMEIIRQRVRMGQLTLAGTSAGAAVMGHHMIAGGGSGESPNRSLVDMATGLGLIPEVVVDQHFSNRNRMGRLISAISSHPDRIGIGIDEDTCAMFERDGWLQVMGKGSVTIVDPTEVTHTNEPHVGATEPLTIHNLRLHILSHGDRFHLYQRTVLPAVYRISS; encoded by the coding sequence ATGCCGGAATTAAAAGCTAAATCGCTGGAAATGAGGACACCCCAAGCCACTAAAACTGCTGTTCTAGTCATCGGTGGTGCAGAAGATAAAGTTCATGGACGAGAAATCCTCCGAACTTTTTTTGCACGCGCTGGTGGTAGTGATGCCCATATCGCTATTATCCCCTCTGCCTCCCGCGAACCATCGATTATTGGCGGTCGCTATATTCGAATTTTTGAAGATATGGGGGCAAAGAAAGTCGAGCTTTTGGACATTCGGGAACGGGAGCAGTGCGAGTATCGTGATTATCAAACTTCCCTAGAAGCCTGTTCTGGGGTTTTTTTGACGGGAGGCGACCAGTTACGTCTGTGCGGTGTTTTATCAGACACCCCAGCGATGGAAATCATTAGACAGCGAGTCAGGATGGGGCAACTGACTCTTGCTGGAACTAGTGCTGGAGCCGCAGTCATGGGTCATCACATGATTGCAGGTGGGGGAAGCGGTGAATCCCCCAATCGTTCCCTGGTGGACATGGCAACGGGCTTAGGATTAATCCCAGAGGTGGTTGTTGACCAACATTTCAGCAATCGCAATCGGATGGGGCGCTTAATTAGTGCTATTTCCTCTCACCCTGACCGGATAGGAATTGGTATTGATGAAGACACCTGTGCTATGTTTGAGCGCGACGGTTGGTTACAAGTTATGGGTAAAGGCAGTGTGACTATTGTCGATCCCACGGAAGTTACCCACACCAATGAACCCCACGTTGGTGCTACCGAACCCCTGACAATTCATAATTTACGCCTGCATATTCTTAGCCATGGCGATCGCTTTCACCTCTACCAACGTACTGTTCTACCTGCCGTATACAGAATATCCAGCTAG
- the ispF gene encoding 2-C-methyl-D-erythritol 2,4-cyclodiphosphate synthase encodes MNIRIGNGYDMHRLVSDRPLILGGVNIPHTLGLLGHSDADVLTHAIMDAMLGALSLGDIGHYFPPTDDKWAGADSLVLLQQVHQLIQEQGWQVSNIDSVVVAERPKLKPHIHQMRAKIAGVLQLEPNQVGVKATTNEKLGPTGREEGICAYAVVLLSGVSNA; translated from the coding sequence ATGAATATTCGTATTGGTAATGGCTATGATATGCACCGTTTGGTGAGCGATCGCCCTCTGATTTTGGGTGGTGTAAATATTCCCCATACCCTGGGTTTACTGGGACATAGTGATGCGGATGTCCTGACCCATGCGATTATGGACGCTATGCTAGGAGCCTTATCCCTAGGTGATATTGGGCATTATTTTCCTCCTACCGACGATAAGTGGGCAGGGGCTGATAGCCTGGTGTTATTGCAGCAAGTCCATCAACTGATTCAAGAGCAGGGATGGCAGGTAAGTAATATTGACTCGGTAGTAGTGGCAGAACGTCCAAAACTGAAACCCCATATTCATCAAATGCGGGCAAAAATTGCAGGTGTGTTGCAATTAGAACCTAATCAAGTCGGTGTCAAAGCTACGACTAATGAAAAATTGGGACCAACTGGACGGGAAGAAGGTATTTGTGCCTATGCAGTTGTCTTATTGAGTGGGGTGAGCAATGCATAG